From Pseudomonas sp. B21-028, one genomic window encodes:
- the rplO gene encoding 50S ribosomal protein L15: protein MKLNDLSPAPGSRREKHRPGRGIGSGLGKTGGRGHKGQTSRSGGTIAPGFEGGQQPLHRRLPKFGFVSLKAMDRAEVRLSELAKVDGDIVTVQSLKDANVINQNVQRVKIMLSGEVARAVTIGKGIGATKGARAAIEAAGGKFEE from the coding sequence ATGAAACTCAATGATCTGAGTCCAGCGCCGGGTTCCCGTCGCGAAAAGCATCGTCCGGGCCGTGGTATCGGTAGTGGTTTGGGCAAGACCGGTGGCCGTGGCCACAAAGGTCAGACCTCCCGCTCCGGTGGCACCATTGCTCCAGGCTTTGAAGGCGGTCAACAGCCGCTGCATCGTCGCCTGCCGAAGTTCGGTTTCGTTTCCCTGAAGGCCATGGACCGCGCAGAAGTGCGTCTGTCCGAGCTGGCTAAAGTGGACGGCGACATCGTCACCGTGCAGTCCCTGAAGGATGCCAACGTGATCAACCAGAACGTACAGCGTGTGAAAATCATGCTGTCGGGCGAAGTTGCTCGCGCTGTCACCATCGGAAAGGGAATCGGCGCCACCAAAGGTGCGCGTGCGGCTATCGAAGCAGCTGGCGGCAAGTTCGAGGAATAA
- the rpmD gene encoding 50S ribosomal protein L30, giving the protein MATVKVTLIKSMTGRIPNHKLCVKGLGLRRIGHTVEVQDTPENRGMINKAYYMLRVEG; this is encoded by the coding sequence ATGGCTACCGTAAAAGTTACGCTGATCAAAAGCATGACCGGCCGCATCCCTAACCACAAACTGTGCGTTAAGGGTCTGGGTCTGCGTCGCATCGGTCACACTGTAGAAGTCCAGGATACTCCCGAGAATCGCGGGATGATCAACAAGGCTTACTACATGCTGCGTGTCGAGGGTTAA
- the secY gene encoding preprotein translocase subunit SecY, translated as MAKQGALSALGKGGMSELWARLRFLFLAIIVYRIGAHIPVPGINPDRLADLFRQNEGTILSLFNMFSGGALERMSIFALGIMPYISASIIMQLMTAVSPQLEQLKKEGEAGRRKISQYTRYGTVVLALVQAIGMSIGLAGQGVSFNADLSFYFVAVTTFVAGAMFMMWLGEQITERGVGNGISMLIFAGIVAGLPRAIGQSFESARQGDINIFALVAIGLLAVAIIGFVVFIERGQRRIAVHYAKRQQGRKVFAAQTSHLPLKVNMAGVIPAIFASSILLFPASLGAWFGQSEGMGWLQDISQSIAPGQPLNILLFSAGIIFFCFFYTALMFNPKDVAENLKKSGAFIPGIRPGEQSARYIDGVLTRLTMFGALYMTAVCLLPQFLVVAANVPFYLGGTSLLIVVVVVMDFMSQVQSHLVSHQYESLMKKANLKGYGSGMLR; from the coding sequence ATGGCTAAGCAAGGTGCTCTCTCTGCGCTCGGCAAAGGCGGTATGTCTGAACTCTGGGCTCGTCTGCGTTTTCTGTTCCTGGCGATTATCGTCTACCGAATAGGCGCACACATCCCGGTTCCAGGTATCAACCCGGACCGACTCGCAGACCTGTTTCGACAGAATGAGGGGACCATTCTTAGCTTGTTCAACATGTTTTCCGGCGGTGCGCTGGAGCGGATGAGCATCTTTGCACTGGGGATCATGCCGTACATCTCGGCATCGATCATCATGCAGCTGATGACAGCCGTCAGCCCGCAGCTGGAGCAGTTGAAGAAGGAAGGTGAAGCTGGCCGTCGCAAGATCAGCCAGTACACCCGCTACGGCACTGTCGTACTCGCTCTCGTCCAGGCCATTGGCATGTCCATTGGCCTGGCGGGGCAGGGCGTTTCGTTCAATGCTGACCTCAGCTTCTATTTCGTCGCGGTTACCACGTTTGTGGCAGGCGCGATGTTCATGATGTGGTTGGGTGAGCAGATTACTGAGCGTGGTGTTGGCAACGGTATCTCGATGTTGATCTTCGCAGGTATCGTCGCCGGTCTTCCGAGAGCGATCGGGCAGTCTTTCGAGTCTGCGCGTCAGGGTGATATCAACATTTTCGCCCTGGTTGCCATCGGTTTGCTGGCAGTAGCGATTATCGGTTTCGTGGTGTTCATTGAGCGTGGTCAGCGTCGTATTGCTGTTCACTACGCCAAGCGTCAGCAAGGCCGCAAGGTGTTTGCTGCGCAGACTAGCCACTTGCCGTTGAAGGTGAACATGGCCGGCGTTATCCCGGCTATTTTCGCGAGCAGCATCTTGCTGTTCCCGGCTTCGTTGGGTGCCTGGTTCGGCCAGTCTGAAGGTATGGGCTGGTTGCAGGACATCTCGCAGTCGATCGCTCCTGGTCAGCCGTTGAATATTCTGCTGTTTAGTGCAGGGATTATTTTCTTCTGCTTCTTCTATACGGCGTTGATGTTCAATCCGAAAGACGTAGCGGAAAACCTGAAGAAGTCCGGTGCCTTTATTCCGGGCATCCGTCCAGGTGAGCAGTCTGCGCGCTACATTGATGGCGTTCTGACTCGCTTGACCATGTTCGGTGCTCTTTACATGACGGCCGTCTGCCTGTTGCCCCAGTTTCTGGTGGTTGCGGCAAACGTACCGTTCTACCTTGGCGGGACCTCGTTGCTGATCGTGGTCGTGGTTGTGATGGACTTCATGTCCCAAGTACAATCGCACCTCGTTTCGCACCAGTACGAATCCCTGATGAAGAAAGCCAACCTGAAGGGCTACGGCAGCGGCATGCTGCGCTGA
- the rpsM gene encoding 30S ribosomal protein S13, with amino-acid sequence MARIAGVNIPDNKHTVISLTYIYGVGRTTAQKICAVAGVNPAAKIKDLSDEQIEQLRGEVAKFTTEGDLRREVNMKIKRLMDLGCYRGLRHRRGLPVRGQRTKTNARTRKGPRKPIRK; translated from the coding sequence ATGGCCCGTATTGCAGGCGTCAACATTCCAGATAACAAGCATACTGTTATCTCGCTGACCTACATCTATGGTGTTGGTCGCACTACTGCGCAGAAAATTTGTGCAGTGGCTGGGGTCAACCCAGCGGCAAAGATCAAAGATCTGAGCGACGAGCAGATTGAACAGCTGCGTGGCGAAGTGGCGAAGTTCACCACTGAAGGTGACCTGCGTCGCGAAGTCAACATGAAAATCAAGCGCTTGATGGACCTCGGTTGCTATCGCGGTCTGCGTCATCGTCGTGGTCTGCCAGTACGCGGTCAGCGTACCAAGACCAACGCGCGTACCCGTAAGGGTCCGCGTAAGCCGATCCGCAAGTAA
- the rpmJ gene encoding 50S ribosomal protein L36, which yields MKVRASVKKLCRNCKIIRREGVVRVICSAEPRHKQRQG from the coding sequence ATGAAAGTTCGTGCATCGGTGAAAAAGCTGTGCCGTAACTGCAAGATTATTCGCCGCGAAGGTGTTGTTCGAGTAATTTGCAGCGCGGAACCGCGTCACAAACAGCGCCAAGGCTGA